Proteins from a genomic interval of Piscinibacter sp. HJYY11:
- a CDS encoding L-threonylcarbamoyladenylate synthase has protein sequence MARVIEVHPENPQARLLKQAADVLHGGGIAAVPTDSSYAFVCHLDDKAAAEKLRRIREVDDKHHLTLLCRDLSELASYARVDNKQYRLLKHATPGPYTFLLEATKEVPRRVSHPSRRTIGLRVPEHRMLQDLLDVFGQPLLSTTLIPPGETEPLNDPDEIRERFRGQVEVVVDAGACPMEPTTVVDLTGDEPVLVRLGRGDPAKLGLSA, from the coding sequence ATGGCCCGCGTCATCGAGGTCCACCCCGAGAACCCGCAGGCGCGGCTGCTGAAGCAGGCCGCCGACGTGCTGCACGGCGGCGGCATCGCGGCGGTGCCCACCGATTCGAGCTACGCCTTCGTCTGCCACCTCGACGACAAGGCGGCGGCCGAGAAGCTGCGCCGCATCCGCGAGGTCGACGACAAGCACCACCTCACGCTGCTGTGCCGCGACCTGTCAGAGCTCGCGAGCTACGCACGCGTCGACAACAAGCAGTACCGCCTGCTCAAGCACGCCACGCCGGGCCCCTACACCTTCCTGCTGGAAGCGACGAAGGAAGTGCCGCGCCGCGTGTCGCACCCCTCGCGCCGCACCATCGGCCTGCGCGTGCCCGAGCACCGGATGCTGCAGGACCTGCTCGACGTCTTCGGCCAGCCGCTGCTGTCGACCACACTGATCCCGCCGGGCGAGACCGAGCCGCTGAACGACCCCGACGAGATCCGCGAGCGCTTTCGCGGGCAGGTGGAAGTGGTGGTGGATGCGGGCGCCTGCCCGATGGAGCCGACCACGGTGGTCGACCTCACCGGCGACGAGCCGGTGCTGGTGCGCCTGGGCCGCGGCGACCCGGCGAAGCTGGGCCTCTCGGCCTAG
- a CDS encoding RidA family protein, whose protein sequence is MTHAVRRFHVGDRLSEMAIHHGTVYLAGQVPDDATQDIKGQTRQVLAMVDKLLAEAHTDSAHILMAQIFLADMADFAGMNEVWDDWVAPGDAPPRATVQAKLAKPEWKIEIVVTAALKV, encoded by the coding sequence ATGACCCACGCCGTCCGCCGTTTCCACGTGGGCGACCGTCTCTCCGAGATGGCCATCCACCATGGCACCGTCTACCTCGCCGGCCAGGTGCCCGACGACGCCACGCAAGACATCAAGGGCCAGACGCGCCAGGTGCTCGCCATGGTGGACAAGCTGCTCGCCGAGGCCCACACCGACAGCGCGCACATCCTGATGGCGCAGATCTTCCTCGCCGACATGGCCGACTTCGCCGGCATGAACGAGGTGTGGGACGACTGGGTCGCCCCCGGCGACGCGCCGCCGCGCGCCACCGTGCAGGCGAAGCTTGCGAAGCCCGAGTGGAAGATCGAGATCGTGGTGACGGCGGCGCTGAAGGTTTGA
- the plsY gene encoding glycerol-3-phosphate 1-O-acyltransferase PlsY, producing METLYSAAAVVAAYLIGSLSFAVIFSKLMGLSDPRSYGSGNPGATNVLRSGNKAAAILTLVFDVLKGYVPVLLVLVYGPRVGLGVGTVAMVGLAAFLGHLWPVFFKFKGGKGVATAAGVLLAFNPWLGAATLLTFVIIVAFFRYVSLASIVAAVFAPFYQLLIWDANAIAGAIVVMSLLLVWRHSANIQKLLAGTESKLGQRAAGAHPPAKPHAKGSKP from the coding sequence TGCCGCGGTGGTCGCGGCCTATCTGATCGGCTCGCTCTCGTTTGCCGTGATCTTCAGCAAGCTGATGGGCCTGTCGGACCCTCGCAGCTACGGTTCTGGCAACCCCGGCGCCACCAACGTGCTGCGCTCGGGCAACAAGGCGGCGGCCATCCTCACGCTGGTGTTCGACGTGCTCAAGGGCTACGTGCCGGTGCTGCTGGTGCTGGTCTACGGCCCGCGTGTCGGGCTTGGCGTGGGCACGGTGGCGATGGTGGGCTTGGCGGCCTTCCTCGGGCACCTGTGGCCGGTGTTCTTCAAGTTCAAGGGCGGCAAGGGCGTGGCCACGGCAGCTGGCGTGCTGCTGGCCTTCAACCCCTGGCTGGGCGCGGCCACGCTGCTGACCTTCGTGATCATCGTGGCCTTCTTCCGCTACGTGTCGCTCGCATCCATCGTGGCAGCAGTGTTCGCGCCCTTCTATCAACTGCTGATCTGGGATGCCAACGCGATCGCCGGTGCGATCGTCGTGATGAGCCTGCTGCTCGTGTGGCGCCACAGCGCCAACATCCAGAAGCTCCTGGCCGGCACCGAGAGCAAGCTCGGGCAGAGGGCCGCGGGCGCACATCCCCCCGCCAAGCCGCACGCCAAGGGAAGCAAACCATGA